In a single window of the Dysgonomonas mossii genome:
- the ettA gene encoding energy-dependent translational throttle protein EttA: protein MSVDDKKIIFSMIGVGKTYPPQKQVLKNIYLSFFYGAKIGIIGLNGSGKSTLLKIIAGIDKEYQGEIVSDKGYSVGYLEQDPKLDPAKTVKELVQEGVQPIMDVLKEYEGINEKFGLPEYYEDPDKMDALFARQAELQDKIDASDAWNIDNKLERAMDALRCPPEDQLAANLSGGEARRVALCRLLLQEPDVLLLDEPTNHLDAESIDWLEQHLQQYKGTVICITHDRYFLDHVAGWILELDRGEGIPWKGNYTSWLEQKTKRMEQEEKQASKRRKTLERELEWVRMAPKARQAKGKARLNDYEKLLNADQKEREEKLEIFIPNGPRLGNKVIEAHGVGKAFGDKLLFDNLEFMLPPSGIVGIIGPNGAGKTTLFRLIQGLEQADKGTFEVGETVKIGYVDQSHADIDPNKSVYQVISGGSEFVRVGGKEINARAYLSRFNFSGGDQEKLTGVLSGGERNRLHLALTLKSEANVLLLDEPTNDIDVNTLRALEEGLENFAGCAVVISHDRWFLDRICTHILAFEGNSEVFFFEGSYSEYEENKKARLGNVEPRRIRYRKLMN, encoded by the coding sequence ATGTCAGTAGACGATAAAAAAATCATCTTTTCAATGATTGGCGTAGGTAAAACGTACCCGCCACAAAAACAAGTATTAAAAAATATCTACCTTTCTTTTTTCTATGGGGCTAAGATTGGCATCATCGGGCTCAACGGTTCGGGTAAGTCAACATTACTAAAGATCATAGCCGGTATAGACAAAGAGTATCAGGGAGAAATTGTATCAGATAAAGGATACTCGGTTGGGTACTTGGAACAAGATCCAAAACTTGACCCTGCTAAAACCGTTAAAGAACTTGTGCAAGAAGGTGTACAACCGATAATGGATGTACTAAAGGAATATGAAGGCATAAACGAGAAATTCGGTCTGCCTGAATATTATGAAGACCCGGACAAAATGGATGCCCTCTTTGCACGTCAGGCAGAATTGCAAGACAAGATAGATGCAAGTGACGCTTGGAATATAGATAATAAATTAGAGCGTGCAATGGATGCTCTTCGTTGTCCACCTGAAGACCAATTGGCAGCCAACCTGTCGGGAGGAGAAGCCCGCCGTGTAGCATTGTGCCGTTTGCTATTACAAGAACCGGACGTATTATTGCTGGATGAGCCAACCAACCACCTTGATGCAGAATCAATTGACTGGCTGGAACAACATCTCCAACAATACAAGGGTACTGTAATTTGTATTACCCACGACCGCTACTTCCTAGACCATGTAGCCGGATGGATTCTTGAGCTCGACCGCGGTGAAGGTATTCCTTGGAAAGGAAATTATACCTCATGGCTCGAACAAAAGACCAAACGTATGGAACAAGAGGAAAAACAAGCAAGCAAACGCCGCAAAACCCTCGAACGTGAGTTGGAATGGGTGAGAATGGCTCCTAAAGCTCGTCAGGCAAAAGGTAAAGCTCGTTTAAACGATTACGAGAAACTCTTGAACGCCGACCAGAAAGAACGTGAAGAAAAACTGGAAATATTTATTCCGAATGGGCCTCGTTTAGGAAACAAAGTGATCGAAGCACACGGTGTAGGCAAAGCATTTGGAGATAAACTATTATTCGACAATCTCGAGTTTATGCTTCCACCATCAGGCATTGTGGGTATCATAGGCCCGAATGGTGCAGGAAAAACCACACTTTTCAGACTGATACAAGGACTCGAACAAGCAGATAAAGGTACATTCGAAGTGGGCGAAACCGTAAAAATAGGATATGTAGATCAATCGCATGCTGATATAGATCCTAACAAAAGTGTATATCAGGTAATATCCGGAGGGAGTGAATTTGTTCGTGTAGGAGGCAAAGAAATCAATGCACGTGCCTATCTTTCTCGTTTCAATTTTTCGGGAGGCGACCAAGAAAAGCTGACAGGTGTATTGTCGGGTGGTGAGCGCAACCGCTTACATTTAGCACTCACACTGAAATCGGAAGCGAATGTGTTGCTACTGGATGAGCCGACCAACGATATTGACGTAAATACTTTACGTGCACTTGAAGAGGGGCTCGAAAACTTTGCAGGTTGTGCAGTGGTTATTTCCCACGACCGTTGGTTCCTCGACCGTATTTGTACTCATATACTGGCATTTGAAGGAAACTCGGAAGTTTTCTTCTTCGAAGGCAGCTATAGCGAATACGAAGAGAACAAAAAAGCACGATTAGGCAACGTTGAACCAAGACGTATACGCTATCGTAAGCTTATGAATTAA
- a CDS encoding DUF1697 domain-containing protein, whose product MVYIAFLKGINVGGKNIIKMSDLKLMFANMGISDAITYIQSGNILFTSDDTEEALVKKIEASIFKTFGLNIAVILRTLTELKQLLNCIPFSENDIQEIEQNTEGEVFYLFLYREALSESSKERISARKQENDKLEIINRDVYVLFDKTIRNSKLANALQKADEYCTSRNIKTINKLVELGTNNFI is encoded by the coding sequence GTGGTATATATTGCGTTCCTCAAGGGAATTAATGTTGGAGGGAAAAATATCATAAAGATGTCCGACCTGAAACTCATGTTTGCCAACATGGGAATATCGGATGCTATAACATATATCCAAAGCGGCAATATTCTTTTCACATCAGATGATACAGAGGAAGCATTAGTAAAGAAAATAGAGGCTTCTATTTTTAAAACATTCGGACTAAATATTGCGGTTATATTAAGAACTCTAACAGAATTAAAGCAACTTTTGAATTGTATCCCATTTTCGGAGAATGATATTCAAGAGATAGAGCAGAATACAGAAGGTGAAGTGTTCTATTTGTTTCTGTATAGAGAAGCTTTATCTGAAAGTAGCAAAGAACGTATATCAGCACGAAAACAAGAAAATGACAAGCTTGAAATAATCAATCGGGATGTATATGTTTTATTTGATAAAACGATCAGAAATTCTAAACTAGCCAATGCTTTGCAGAAAGCAGATGAATATTGCACTTCTCGAAATATAAAAACAATAAATAAATTAGTAGAATTAGGTACAAATAATTTTATATAA